One genomic window of Mycteria americana isolate JAX WOST 10 ecotype Jacksonville Zoo and Gardens chromosome Z, USCA_MyAme_1.0, whole genome shotgun sequence includes the following:
- the CETN3 gene encoding centrin-3 → MSLALRNELSVDKTKKKKRRELTEEQKQEIKDAFELFDTDKDRAINYHELKVAMRALGFDVKKADVLKILKDYDREATGKITFEDFNEVVTDWILDRDPQEEILKAFKLFDDDDSGKISLRNLRRVARELGENMSDEELRAMIEEFDKDGDGEINQEEFIAIMTGDI, encoded by the exons ATGAGCTTGGCCTTGAG GAATGAGCTTTCAGTAGACaaaactaaaaagaagaaaagaagagaactgACTGAGGAACAGAAGCAAGAAATTAAAGATGCCTTTGAGTTGTTTGATACAGACAAAGATAGAGCAATAAATTATCATGAATTAAAg GTGGCAATGAGAGCCTTGGGTTTTGATGTGAAAAAAGCTGATGTACTGAAAATACTTAAAGATTATGATCGAGAAGCGACAGGCAAGATCACGTTTGAAGATTTTAATGAAGTTG TGACAGACTGGATATTGGACAGAGACCCGCAAGAAGAAATACTCAAGGCATTCAAATTGTTTGATGATGATGACTCTGGTAAAATAAGTCTGAGAAACCTGCGCCGGGTTGCTAGAGAACTAGGTGAAAATATGTCTGATGAAGAACTACGGGCTATGATTGAAGAATTTGATaaggatggagatggagaaa TCAATCAAGAAGAGTTCATTGCTATTATGACTGGAGATATTTAg